CCGAAGCTCAGGTAAGTGTCGAGGCCGTCGTGCAACGAGGACGAACGCTGGCGAATGCTGTAATGCGGGCGGCTGTTGGGCACGTCGAAACTCGGGTCGTGCTCGAAGGACTCGAACGGCACGTACTCCTGATAACCGAGGCCGCCGGGTTTCCAGCCGGTCACGGTTTCCACCGAGAACACGCCGCAGTTTTGCAAATCGAATTCGGCCGGCAGCAGCAGGTATTCGTCCTGCTTGCCGTCGAGGCGGATCGGCAGTGCGTCGTGCTTGAACAGGTTGACGATGGGCGTGCAGTAGAGCTTCACGTTGTCCAGGGTCGGACGCATCCGCATGATGCCGCTCTTGCGAATGTCAAAGCGCAATTCGAGGCCACGCATTTGCTTGAGCGTGTCTTCCGGCAAGGCTTTGAGCAGGTCCAGACCGTTGATATCAACGAAGAGAAATTTGTCCTGGAAGGCGAAGTATTCCTGCAAGTAGCGATAGCCGCGGAAGGTGTTCAGCGGATACGGGATCAACGCTTCTTCTTCGGCAAACCCCACCGGCTGCACGCGGTCGCCGGGCATTTTGAACGCCATTGGCGTGCCGTTGACGCCGTTGATGGGCTTGCCGGCGCCGTCGAGCGGGATCAGTTCGATGCCTTCCAGGTTACGCAGCAGGCTCAGGTAAAGCATCTGGCTGATGTAGCGCTCGCCGGCGAAGTGCAGACGCAGACGACTCAGCTCCAGCTCGCCCAAGTGACCATCTGCGCTCATCTCCAGGCGCAGGCTCAACAGCGAACCGTCGCCCTTCACCGAGTAATTCAGCGCGGCCAGATCCAGCGGCAAGACCTCGGTCGGGTAGCAGGTGCGGAAGCGGCAACGCACGTCATCGATCGGCACGCTCTCGACTGGCGTGTCGCGCTCGACCATCAACGCAGGCCCGGAACGCTTCAACGGATCGAACTGCAAAATGCTGAACGCCGGCAGCGGCCGCATGTAGTTGGGCCACAGCAGGTGCATCAGGGAGTGGCTGAGCTCCGGCAGTTCATCGTCGAGCTTCTGGCGCAGGCGACCGGTCAGGAATGCAAAACCTTCCAGCAACCGCTCCACGTCCGGATCCCGCCCGGCCTGACCCAGGAAAGGCGCCAACGCCGGGCTACGCTCGGCGAATCGACGACCTAACTGGCGAAGTGCGGTGAGTTCGCTTTGGTAGTAGTGGTTAAAGGACACGGGGTACCTGCCTGGTAGTGGAACTCATTAAAAAACTGTCCTTTGGATTACGCTCGATATCCGACTTGACCGCTGCATGGCACCTGCAGGTTGGCTTGGGCCAGCGCAATGGCTCATGCGGGGGGTCAGTTTTCAATGTGTACATAAGGGGTGTTGCTGATAAACATATTCAGCCAATGCGATTCCCACTGGGGCATGGCGATGTCGAACGTTTTTTTGTC
This DNA window, taken from Pseudomonas fluorescens NCIMB 11764, encodes the following:
- the tssF gene encoding type VI secretion system baseplate subunit TssF, coding for MSFNHYYQSELTALRQLGRRFAERSPALAPFLGQAGRDPDVERLLEGFAFLTGRLRQKLDDELPELSHSLMHLLWPNYMRPLPAFSILQFDPLKRSGPALMVERDTPVESVPIDDVRCRFRTCYPTEVLPLDLAALNYSVKGDGSLLSLRLEMSADGHLGELELSRLRLHFAGERYISQMLYLSLLRNLEGIELIPLDGAGKPINGVNGTPMAFKMPGDRVQPVGFAEEEALIPYPLNTFRGYRYLQEYFAFQDKFLFVDINGLDLLKALPEDTLKQMRGLELRFDIRKSGIMRMRPTLDNVKLYCTPIVNLFKHDALPIRLDGKQDEYLLLPAEFDLQNCGVFSVETVTGWKPGGLGYQEYVPFESFEHDPSFDVPNSRPHYSIRQRSSSLHDGLDTYLSFGIRHTEAHETLSIELMCTNQNLPKKLKLGDISMACEDTPEFLSFRNITPATSSFAPPLNRDFLWKLISNMSLNYLSLADVNALKVILETYDLPRYYDQHAEKVSKRLLGGLKSIKHQHVDRLHRGLPVRGLRTELTIDPEGYIGEGDLFVFASVLNEFFALYASLNSYHELRVKSTQGEVYQWTPRMGLQPLL